In Gammaproteobacteria bacterium, one genomic interval encodes:
- the petA gene encoding ubiquinol-cytochrome c reductase iron-sulfur subunit has product MSDEIDQSRRHFLTVATVVAGAVGAVMAAVPFVSSMEPSARAKALGGPVDIDVSKIEPGGQVKAKWRGKPTWVVQRGPEAIAGLAKVDPSLRDPASKEDQQPKYCQNEHRSIKPELFVVVGICTHLGCSPLYKPEPHDPEVGLDWPGGFFCPCHGSKYDLAGRVFKGVPAPLNLQVPPYKFMSDAVIRVGEDQGAA; this is encoded by the coding sequence ATGAGCGACGAGATCGACCAGAGCCGGCGTCACTTCCTGACGGTGGCCACCGTGGTGGCTGGTGCCGTGGGTGCCGTGATGGCGGCCGTGCCGTTCGTATCTTCCATGGAGCCGAGCGCCCGGGCCAAGGCCCTGGGCGGTCCCGTGGACATCGACGTCAGCAAGATCGAGCCGGGCGGCCAGGTGAAGGCCAAGTGGCGCGGCAAGCCCACCTGGGTGGTGCAGCGCGGCCCCGAGGCCATCGCCGGCCTCGCCAAGGTCGACCCCAGCCTGCGCGACCCCGCGTCCAAGGAAGACCAGCAGCCCAAGTACTGCCAGAACGAGCACCGCTCCATCAAGCCTGAGCTGTTCGTGGTGGTGGGCATCTGCACCCACCTCGGCTGCTCGCCGCTGTACAAGCCCGAGCCCCACGACCCGGAAGTGGGCCTGGATTGGCCGGGCGGCTTCTTCTGCCCCTGCCACGGCTCCAAGTACGACCTCGCGGGCCGCGTGTTCAAGGGCGTCCCGGCGCCGCTCAACCTGCAGGTGCCGCCTTACAAGTTCATGTCCGACGCGGTGATCCGCGTGGGTGAAGACCAGGGAGCCGCGTGA
- a CDS encoding trypsin-like peptidase domain-containing protein has translation MKALVRLTIFLLQAVVVGLAAAFVVVWLKPGLLTTRGIALGDAPSSYSEAVAASSPAVVNVHSARHVRDSRSAKPVPRSGPPDPYAPTGQLENSLGSGVIVSADGYILTNLHVINGADAIQVGLQDGRTAAARVVGADPDTDLALLKVDVTGLEPIELGRSDDLKVGDVVLAIGDPYGVGQTVTQGIVSATGRSKLGLSTFENFIQTDAAINPGNSGGALVNARGELVGINTALFSPSGGSNGIGFAIPVNLANGVMHQLIAYGRVLRGWLGVEPQDITPELAQAFRLKDTQGFLITGVSPMSPASAAGLMPGDVINSIDGNEVDNSSEALNRIAAKPPGTAIRVGGIHNGKKFDLKVTVAERPGQNAS, from the coding sequence ATGAAAGCCCTTGTCCGGCTGACGATTTTCCTGCTCCAGGCGGTTGTGGTGGGCCTGGCGGCGGCGTTCGTGGTGGTCTGGCTGAAGCCAGGCCTGCTCACGACCCGCGGCATCGCCCTGGGGGACGCGCCGAGCTCCTATTCGGAGGCGGTGGCGGCGAGCTCGCCGGCGGTGGTGAACGTGCACAGCGCAAGGCACGTGCGCGACAGCCGCAGCGCCAAGCCGGTACCCCGCTCCGGGCCGCCCGACCCCTATGCCCCCACCGGCCAGCTGGAGAACAGCCTGGGCTCCGGCGTCATCGTCAGCGCCGATGGCTACATACTGACCAACCTCCACGTCATCAACGGCGCCGACGCCATCCAGGTGGGCCTGCAGGACGGGCGCACCGCCGCGGCGCGGGTGGTGGGCGCCGATCCGGACACGGACCTCGCGCTGCTCAAGGTGGACGTGACCGGCCTCGAGCCGATCGAGCTCGGGCGTTCCGACGACCTCAAGGTCGGCGACGTGGTGCTGGCCATCGGCGACCCCTACGGCGTGGGCCAGACCGTGACCCAGGGCATCGTCAGCGCCACCGGCCGCAGCAAGCTCGGCCTCTCGACGTTCGAGAACTTCATCCAGACCGATGCCGCCATCAACCCAGGCAACTCCGGCGGCGCGCTGGTGAACGCGCGCGGCGAGCTGGTGGGCATCAACACCGCGCTGTTCTCCCCGAGCGGCGGGTCCAACGGCATCGGCTTCGCAATCCCGGTGAACCTCGCCAACGGCGTGATGCACCAGCTCATCGCCTATGGGCGGGTGCTGCGCGGCTGGCTCGGCGTCGAACCCCAGGACATCACCCCGGAGCTGGCACAGGCCTTCCGCCTGAAAGACACCCAGGGCTTCCTCATCACCGGCGTCTCACCCATGAGCCCGGCCTCGGCGGCCGGACTGATGCCGGGCGACGTGATCAACTCCATCGACGGGAACGAGGTGGACAACAGCAGCGAGGCACTGAACCGCATCGCCGCCAAGCCGCCGGGCACTGCGATCCGGGTGGGCGGCATCCACAACGGCAAGAAGTTCGACCTGAAGGTGACCGTGGCCGAGCGGCCCGGACAAAATGCCAGCTAA
- the murA gene encoding UDP-N-acetylglucosamine 1-carboxyvinyltransferase, whose translation MDKLLISGGRRLEGEIRISGAKNATLPIIAATLLADTPSHIGNVPHLHDVTTMIELLGRMGVGVTINDRMRVEVDASTIKHYSAPYELVKTMRASILVLGPLVARFGEAEVSLPGGCAIGTRPVNLHIAGLEAMGAEIKVENGYIRAKAGRLKGARMFMDTVSVTGTENLIMAAALAEGESVIENAAREPEVVDLALFLNQMGAKIQGMGTDTITVQGVKKLHGTDYDVMPDRIETGTYLCAGVMTGGRVRLRDTDPTLLDAVLVKLEESGAVITRGPGWIEADMRGKRLKAVSIKTAPYPAFPTDMQAQFTALNVTAEGTGTITETVFENRFMHVQEMQRMGANLRLEGNTTISEGVDKLTGAPVMATDLRASAGLVLAGLVAQGETTVERIYHIDRGYETIEEKLGQLGAKIRRVPD comes from the coding sequence TTGGACAAGTTGCTCATCAGCGGCGGCCGCAGGCTCGAGGGCGAGATCCGCATCTCCGGCGCCAAGAACGCCACCCTGCCCATCATCGCCGCCACGCTGCTGGCGGACACGCCCAGCCACATCGGCAACGTGCCGCACCTGCACGACGTCACCACCATGATCGAGCTCTTGGGCCGCATGGGCGTCGGCGTCACCATCAACGATCGCATGCGCGTCGAGGTGGATGCCTCCACCATCAAGCACTACAGCGCGCCCTACGAGCTGGTGAAGACCATGCGCGCCTCCATCCTGGTGCTGGGGCCCTTGGTGGCGCGCTTCGGCGAAGCCGAGGTCTCGCTGCCGGGCGGTTGCGCCATCGGCACGCGCCCGGTGAACCTTCACATCGCCGGCCTCGAGGCCATGGGCGCCGAGATCAAGGTCGAGAACGGCTACATCCGCGCCAAGGCCGGCCGCCTCAAGGGCGCGCGCATGTTCATGGATACCGTGTCCGTGACCGGCACCGAGAACCTCATCATGGCTGCGGCGCTGGCCGAGGGCGAGAGCGTGATCGAGAACGCCGCCCGCGAGCCCGAGGTGGTGGACCTGGCGCTGTTCCTCAACCAGATGGGCGCGAAGATCCAGGGCATGGGCACCGACACCATCACGGTGCAGGGCGTGAAGAAGCTGCACGGCACCGACTACGACGTGATGCCGGACCGCATCGAGACCGGCACCTACCTCTGCGCCGGCGTCATGACCGGCGGGCGCGTGCGCCTGCGCGACACCGACCCCACCCTGCTGGACGCGGTGCTGGTGAAGCTGGAGGAGAGCGGCGCCGTCATCACCCGGGGCCCCGGCTGGATCGAGGCGGACATGCGCGGCAAGCGCCTCAAGGCCGTCTCCATCAAGACCGCGCCCTATCCCGCCTTCCCCACCGACATGCAGGCCCAGTTCACCGCACTCAACGTCACCGCAGAGGGCACCGGCACCATCACCGAGACGGTGTTCGAGAACCGCTTCATGCACGTGCAGGAGATGCAGCGCATGGGCGCGAACTTGAGGCTCGAGGGCAACACCACCATCAGCGAGGGCGTGGACAAGCTCACAGGGGCACCGGTGATGGCCACGGACCTACGCGCTTCGGCGGGCCTGGTGCTGGCGGGCCTGGTGGCCCAGGGCGAGACCACGGTGGAACGCATCTATCACATCGATAGAGGCTACGAGACGATCGAGGAGAAACTCGGTCAGCTAGGCGCCAAGATCCGCCGCGTGCCCGATTGA
- a CDS encoding BolA/IbaG family iron-sulfur metabolism protein produces the protein MPSAQVEVSGEDHTHFEALVVSAEFEGKRSVARHQMVYATLGARMGREIHALSLRTLTPEERRQGGAG, from the coding sequence ATGCCCTCGGCGCAAGTCGAGGTCAGCGGCGAGGACCACACCCATTTCGAGGCGCTGGTGGTCTCGGCCGAGTTCGAGGGCAAGCGCTCCGTGGCGCGCCACCAGATGGTGTATGCCACCTTGGGGGCCCGCATGGGCCGCGAGATCCATGCCCTTAGCCTGCGCACCCTCACGCCGGAAGAACGCCGGCAGGGCGGGGCGGGTTGA